One stretch of Caballeronia sp. Lep1P3 DNA includes these proteins:
- the cls gene encoding cardiolipin synthase: MPMIALIALTVVVTVIVVLVIANLTSGEKKIEHKIERLYPSDDPQFIRSMGLLLGPPVVDGNRFEVLVDGDEIFPSMLEGIRSARKTITFETFIYWSGAIGEEIATALADRARAGVAVHVLLDWLGSMKMDKRYLRMLRDAGAEVIQYHKPHLTGLGRMNDRTHRKILVIDGHTGFTGGVGIADEWTGHAQDEKHWRDTHFRVEGPVVGQMQAVFMDNWVKATGNVLHGANYFPEIARAGDGLAHMFSSSPSGGSDDMELMYLMAITAATYTIDLSSAYFVPDKLTINAIVEAARRGVRVRVVTPGKRIDTHTVREASRACWGDLLAAGVEMYEYQPTMFHCKLIVVDELLVSVGSTNFDSRSFKLNDEANLNIYDRDFARQQTAIFDEDIAHSKRITLQDWQRRGLGERLLERLVALLDPEL; encoded by the coding sequence ATGCCGATGATCGCCCTCATTGCCCTGACCGTCGTAGTCACCGTCATCGTCGTGCTGGTGATCGCCAATCTCACGAGCGGCGAGAAGAAGATCGAGCACAAGATCGAGCGGCTCTATCCGAGCGACGACCCGCAGTTCATCCGCTCGATGGGCCTTCTGCTCGGCCCGCCCGTCGTCGACGGCAACCGCTTCGAGGTGCTCGTCGACGGCGACGAAATCTTTCCGTCGATGCTCGAAGGCATCCGCTCTGCCAGAAAGACCATCACGTTCGAGACGTTCATCTACTGGTCCGGCGCGATCGGCGAAGAGATCGCGACGGCGCTCGCGGACCGGGCGCGCGCGGGCGTGGCGGTGCATGTGCTGCTCGACTGGCTCGGCTCCATGAAAATGGACAAGCGCTATTTGCGCATGCTGCGCGACGCGGGCGCGGAAGTCATCCAGTATCACAAGCCGCATCTCACGGGCCTTGGCCGCATGAACGACCGCACGCATCGCAAGATTCTCGTGATCGACGGTCATACGGGCTTCACGGGCGGCGTCGGCATTGCGGACGAATGGACCGGGCACGCGCAGGACGAAAAGCACTGGCGCGACACGCATTTCCGCGTGGAGGGCCCGGTGGTCGGGCAGATGCAGGCGGTCTTCATGGACAACTGGGTCAAGGCCACCGGCAACGTGCTGCACGGCGCGAATTATTTCCCCGAGATCGCGCGTGCCGGCGACGGCCTCGCGCACATGTTCAGCAGCTCGCCTTCGGGCGGCAGCGACGACATGGAGCTCATGTATCTCATGGCGATCACCGCCGCGACCTACACCATCGATCTGTCGAGCGCGTACTTCGTGCCGGACAAGCTGACGATCAACGCGATCGTCGAGGCCGCGCGGCGCGGCGTGCGCGTGCGCGTCGTGACGCCCGGCAAGCGCATCGACACGCATACGGTGCGCGAGGCGTCGCGCGCATGCTGGGGCGATCTGCTCGCGGCGGGCGTCGAGATGTACGAGTATCAGCCGACCATGTTTCACTGCAAGCTGATCGTCGTGGACGAGTTGCTCGTCTCGGTCGGCTCGACCAACTTCGACAGCCGCTCGTTCAAGCTCAACGACGAGGCGAACCTCAACATCTACGACCGCGACTTCGCGCGCCAGCAAACGGCGATCTTCGACGAGGACATCGCTCATTCGAAACGCATCACGCTGCAGGACTGGCAGCGGCGCGGGCTCGGCGAACGTTTGCTGGAACGTCTCGTGGCATTGCTGGACCCTGAACTTTGA
- a CDS encoding sugar ABC transporter substrate-binding protein: MNKRFIQRKPLAPIRHVVAVSLLAASAAFAASNAQAWTLKEAAQPYSGTTIKAIFLDRPGYKAAQTLIPQFEKETGIKVRWEVIPYENTREKEVLNFVGGGDQDVVLVDVVWIGEFASNKWLVPIKKFTDDPKLADPNLNLKGFFPILLDSFGTWDKVTYGLPFDNYSGLMFYNKCMLKDAGFDEPPKTWDDLLNTYAPKLTKGDKFAFALQSRRGETQSADSFMRVLWPNGGSLLDAKFRSNLMSPQSQAGLEYRQKLMKYMPPGIVDFDHAEAVNALAQGQVAMITEWSAFYPTLTDPSKSKIGNCLAITTEPKGPAGLKPALGGFSLAVNAKSNAKKQAASWLFIQWITSEAMAKPYLEAGGVPARTAVYQDKAVQDKYPFVKPMVESWQGGVPDYRPRFPEWPAVSEVIGEWGSKMMLGQVTVKEGAQTIGQKTEDILKKAGYYDGKKPLLK, translated from the coding sequence ATGAACAAGCGTTTCATTCAACGCAAGCCGCTCGCGCCGATCAGACATGTCGTGGCGGTTTCGTTGCTCGCGGCAAGCGCGGCGTTCGCTGCATCGAATGCACAGGCGTGGACGCTCAAGGAAGCGGCACAGCCTTATTCGGGCACGACCATCAAAGCCATATTCCTCGATCGTCCCGGTTACAAGGCCGCACAAACCCTGATTCCTCAATTCGAGAAGGAAACGGGCATCAAGGTGCGCTGGGAAGTGATCCCTTACGAAAACACGCGCGAGAAGGAAGTGCTGAACTTCGTCGGTGGCGGCGATCAGGATGTCGTGCTGGTGGATGTCGTGTGGATCGGGGAATTCGCGAGCAACAAGTGGCTCGTGCCGATCAAGAAGTTCACCGACGACCCCAAGCTCGCGGACCCGAACCTCAATCTCAAGGGGTTTTTCCCGATTCTGCTCGATTCGTTCGGTACGTGGGACAAGGTCACGTATGGCCTGCCGTTCGATAACTACTCGGGCCTCATGTTCTACAACAAGTGCATGCTGAAGGACGCGGGCTTCGACGAGCCGCCGAAGACCTGGGACGATCTGCTCAACACCTACGCGCCGAAGCTCACGAAGGGCGACAAGTTCGCGTTCGCGTTGCAGTCGCGGCGCGGCGAGACGCAATCGGCGGACAGCTTCATGCGCGTGCTGTGGCCCAACGGCGGTTCGCTGCTCGATGCGAAGTTCAGGTCCAACCTGATGTCGCCGCAATCGCAGGCGGGCCTCGAATACAGGCAGAAACTGATGAAATACATGCCGCCGGGCATTGTCGATTTCGATCACGCGGAAGCGGTCAACGCACTGGCGCAAGGGCAGGTCGCGATGATCACCGAATGGTCCGCGTTCTATCCGACGCTGACCGACCCGAGCAAGTCGAAGATCGGCAATTGCCTCGCCATCACGACGGAGCCTAAAGGTCCCGCGGGCCTGAAGCCCGCGCTCGGTGGCTTCTCGCTTGCGGTCAACGCGAAGTCCAATGCGAAGAAGCAGGCCGCATCGTGGCTCTTCATTCAATGGATCACGTCGGAGGCAATGGCCAAGCCTTATCTCGAAGCGGGCGGCGTGCCGGCGCGCACGGCGGTGTATCAGGACAAGGCCGTGCAGGACAAGTATCCGTTCGTGAAGCCGATGGTCGAATCATGGCAGGGCGGCGTGCCGGATTATCGTCCGCGCTTCCCTGAATGGCCGGCCGTTTCGGAAGTGATCGGCGAATGGGGCAGCAAGATGATGCTCGGTCAGGTGACGGTGAAAGAAGGCGCGCAGACCATCGGGCAGAAGACCGAGGACATACTCAAGAAGGCGGGCTATTACGACGGCAAGAAGCCGCTGCTCAAGTAA
- a CDS encoding UdgX family uracil-DNA binding protein (This protein belongs to the uracil DNA glycosylase superfamily, members of which act in excision repair of DNA. However, it belongs more specifically to UdgX branch, whose founding member was found to bind uracil in DNA (where it does not belong), without cleaving it, appears to promote DNA repair by a pathway involving RecA, rather than base excision.) → MRVITIDDDFDAWRSAALGALSQGLAPESIDWRTQQSDTPALFPAAGEATASDGDAPQVRVSRELAALVKDAAHCRDERRWGFLYRVLWRWTRGDRSVASAADEDGARLYKMAKAVRRAQHDMIAYVRFRQRDAALGPPEFVAWYEPDHDVLAWGAEHFAARMGRSTWLITTPDGAAMWNGERLQIERRRALASEHASDTPDAAEDLWMTYYRSIFNPARLNESALEQQMPVRFWKGLPEGALIPQLVSDARGGARRVAQAKTVGALGGKAVQVEARDAQPERDAPSSLDTCRRCDLWRNATQAVPGAGPSDARIMLLGEQPGDQEDLKGEPFVGPAGQLLDDAMRRANVPREQVYLTNAVKHFKWEPRGKRRLHKTPGQQEIEACSYWLERELDQTGARVIVTLGATALTALLGKRATLRAHVGRVVPYGDKLIVATYHPSYALRQLDDTAREKTLADIADALARARSLAASADKR, encoded by the coding sequence ATGCGCGTCATCACGATCGACGACGACTTCGACGCCTGGCGCAGCGCCGCGCTTGGCGCGCTGTCGCAAGGGCTCGCGCCCGAGTCGATCGACTGGCGCACGCAGCAAAGCGACACGCCCGCGCTTTTCCCGGCGGCAGGCGAGGCCACGGCATCGGACGGCGATGCGCCGCAAGTGCGCGTCTCGCGCGAACTGGCCGCGCTCGTGAAGGATGCCGCGCATTGTCGCGACGAGCGTCGCTGGGGCTTTCTGTATCGCGTGCTATGGCGCTGGACGCGCGGCGACCGCTCGGTTGCGTCCGCCGCCGACGAAGACGGCGCGCGTCTCTACAAGATGGCGAAGGCCGTGCGGCGCGCGCAGCACGACATGATCGCCTACGTGCGCTTTCGTCAGCGCGATGCCGCGCTCGGACCGCCGGAATTCGTCGCGTGGTACGAACCGGATCACGATGTCCTCGCGTGGGGCGCGGAGCATTTCGCCGCGCGCATGGGCCGCTCGACGTGGCTCATCACCACGCCGGACGGCGCGGCGATGTGGAACGGCGAGCGCTTGCAGATCGAGCGCCGGCGCGCGCTGGCATCGGAACATGCGTCCGATACGCCGGACGCCGCCGAAGACCTGTGGATGACCTACTACCGCAGCATCTTCAACCCCGCGCGCCTGAACGAATCCGCGCTCGAACAGCAGATGCCCGTGCGCTTCTGGAAAGGCTTGCCCGAAGGCGCGCTGATCCCGCAACTCGTGAGCGATGCGCGCGGCGGCGCACGGCGCGTCGCGCAGGCAAAGACGGTCGGCGCGCTCGGCGGCAAGGCGGTGCAGGTCGAAGCGCGCGACGCGCAACCCGAGCGCGACGCGCCCAGTTCGCTCGATACCTGCCGCCGCTGCGATCTCTGGCGCAACGCGACGCAGGCGGTGCCCGGCGCCGGGCCATCCGACGCGCGCATCATGCTGCTCGGCGAGCAGCCCGGCGACCAGGAAGACCTGAAGGGCGAGCCTTTTGTCGGACCGGCCGGCCAGTTGCTCGACGACGCCATGCGCCGCGCGAACGTGCCGCGCGAGCAGGTGTATCTGACCAACGCCGTCAAGCATTTCAAATGGGAGCCGCGCGGCAAGCGGCGTCTGCACAAGACGCCGGGGCAGCAGGAAATCGAAGCGTGTTCCTACTGGCTCGAGCGCGAACTCGATCAAACCGGCGCGCGTGTGATCGTTACGCTCGGCGCAACGGCACTGACCGCGCTCCTCGGCAAGCGCGCGACGCTGCGCGCGCACGTCGGGCGCGTGGTGCCGTATGGCGACAAGCTGATCGTCGCGACGTATCACCCCTCGTATGCGCTGCGTCAGCTCGACGACACCGCGCGCGAAAAAACCCTCGCCGATATCGCCGATGCGCTCGCGCGGGCGCGCTCGCTCGCCGCTTCAGCCGATAAGCGCTAG
- a CDS encoding DUF4410 domain-containing protein has protein sequence MPQAFRFPSFRFILNHARRAAVVGLMTGSALFAGCAQAASQYGDAAQPTQSVATTPAARPDVIYVYPFDSSLADVKPDNHGLAAKLRSSASSEPAMAQQAQEELADEIVAKLQSMGLRAVRADAPPPGGQNALEVTGSIDTIDAGNRRRRVLIGLGAGESKVAATVALVYRPANGAPQVIEQFDASADSGHAPGVAEMAGVGAAAGHAASSLAVSGGLHAVSETKRAGVSPDEKRLADAIAKQIGETGTQQGWFSAKT, from the coding sequence ATGCCGCAAGCCTTCCGTTTTCCTTCGTTCCGTTTCATCCTCAACCATGCGCGCCGCGCCGCCGTCGTCGGACTGATGACGGGCAGCGCGCTCTTCGCCGGCTGCGCGCAGGCCGCGAGTCAGTACGGCGACGCGGCCCAGCCAACGCAAAGCGTCGCGACGACGCCCGCCGCGCGGCCCGACGTCATCTACGTGTACCCGTTCGACAGCAGCCTCGCCGATGTGAAGCCCGACAATCACGGGCTCGCGGCGAAGCTCAGGTCGTCTGCGTCCAGCGAACCGGCGATGGCGCAGCAAGCTCAGGAAGAACTCGCCGACGAGATCGTCGCCAAGCTGCAGTCGATGGGCCTTCGCGCAGTCCGGGCCGACGCGCCGCCGCCCGGCGGCCAGAACGCGCTGGAAGTGACCGGCAGCATCGATACGATCGATGCGGGCAATCGCCGGCGCCGCGTGCTGATCGGCCTCGGCGCGGGCGAAAGCAAGGTCGCCGCGACGGTTGCGCTCGTCTACAGGCCGGCCAACGGCGCGCCGCAAGTCATCGAACAGTTCGATGCCAGCGCCGACAGCGGCCACGCGCCGGGCGTCGCGGAGATGGCGGGCGTCGGCGCGGCGGCGGGACATGCGGCGAGTTCGCTCGCGGTATCGGGCGGACTGCATGCGGTATCCGAAACGAAGCGCGCCGGTGTATCGCCGGATGAAAAACGCCTCGCCGATGCGATTGCGAAGCAAATCGGCGAGACGGGCACGCAACAGGGCTGGTTCTCCGCGAAAACGTGA
- a CDS encoding DUF4148 domain-containing protein: MLNLRTAPLAVIALSVAALVTLPATPAVAQDSGASTPKQVRKAERKAARAKKNAELGDLEKNGYSPSGEQTDYPQNLQNAPRRVNAQKAGQPAPASAP; this comes from the coding sequence ATGCTGAACCTACGCACTGCACCGCTCGCCGTCATCGCGCTGTCCGTCGCTGCGCTCGTGACGTTGCCCGCTACGCCCGCCGTCGCGCAGGACAGCGGCGCATCCACGCCCAAGCAGGTCAGGAAAGCCGAGCGCAAGGCCGCGCGGGCCAAGAAGAATGCGGAACTCGGAGACCTCGAGAAGAACGGCTATAGCCCGTCGGGTGAGCAGACGGACTATCCGCAGAACTTGCAGAACGCGCCGCGCCGCGTCAACGCGCAGAAGGCCGGGCAACCGGCGCCCGCGTCCGCGCCGTAA
- a CDS encoding bifunctional diguanylate cyclase/phosphodiesterase yields MHGTYNLWLVAASLIVATLASYTALDISGRIAMLSKSRMRHLWLAGGATSMGTGIWSMHFVGVLAFSLPIPFGYDLKITAASLVIAILVSSFALSVINRARLTFARLAASSMLMGAGIAAMHYTGDAAMRMHPAIQYDPLLFAASIVIAVIASGAALWIARALADVSQRNVTFKRMVAALVMGVAITGMHYTGNAAAEFLPGSVCGAANDVDVHWLATTVMLFTFGILVITLVLSRYDARNALLAGSVSRLNGQIVHMATFDALTDLPNRRTATERIERAVKQARHAGNRFAILFMDLDGFKTINDSLGHSTGDEVLKAFAKRLLQCVRGGDTVGRLGGDEFVVMLENINVPGEAERLAERILEAMKKGVTVDTLSLQVMPSIGIALFPDDGESVEVLLKHADVAMYEAKRGGRSTYRFFEASMNEAAVRTLQIQQALHEALNAEYFYLLFQPKFRSGGDLAGAEALIRLEHPQLGLLKPLEFIPIAERSGQIVEIGYWVVRDTCRQMARWREAGRAPVKVAINLSPRQLHEADLVTRVMDIVREEGIESAQIMFEITETVAMQDAPRTIEMIRAFQNNGFEIAIDDFGTGYSSLAYLQRFGAKQLKIDRFFTNGLDANGHEGRAIVSAIIALAHSLDMDVVAEGVETGSQLDRLQDMMCDEMQGFLLARPLSAEAFGVLLESGKVSA; encoded by the coding sequence ATGCACGGAACCTACAACCTCTGGCTCGTCGCGGCATCGCTCATTGTCGCCACGCTCGCCTCGTACACCGCCCTCGATATCTCAGGGCGCATCGCGATGCTTTCGAAGTCGCGCATGCGCCATCTCTGGCTCGCGGGCGGCGCGACTTCCATGGGCACCGGCATCTGGTCGATGCACTTCGTCGGGGTGCTCGCCTTCTCGTTGCCGATTCCATTCGGCTACGACCTGAAGATCACGGCGGCTTCGCTCGTCATCGCGATACTGGTGTCGTCCTTCGCGCTGTCGGTCATCAATCGGGCGCGTCTCACGTTCGCACGTCTCGCGGCAAGCAGCATGCTGATGGGCGCGGGCATCGCCGCCATGCACTACACCGGCGACGCCGCGATGCGGATGCATCCCGCCATCCAGTACGATCCGCTGCTCTTCGCCGCATCCATCGTGATCGCGGTGATCGCATCGGGCGCGGCGCTGTGGATCGCGCGGGCGTTAGCCGATGTGAGTCAGCGCAACGTGACGTTCAAGCGCATGGTGGCCGCGCTCGTGATGGGCGTGGCGATCACCGGCATGCACTACACCGGCAACGCGGCCGCCGAATTCCTGCCCGGTTCCGTGTGCGGCGCGGCCAACGACGTGGACGTGCACTGGCTCGCCACGACGGTCATGCTGTTCACGTTCGGAATCCTGGTCATCACGCTCGTGCTGTCGCGCTATGACGCCCGCAATGCGCTGCTCGCCGGGTCCGTGTCGCGTCTCAACGGCCAGATCGTCCACATGGCGACTTTCGATGCGCTCACGGACCTGCCGAATCGCCGCACGGCGACGGAGCGCATCGAGCGTGCGGTGAAGCAGGCGCGGCACGCGGGCAACCGTTTCGCGATTCTCTTCATGGACCTCGATGGTTTCAAGACCATCAACGATTCGCTCGGCCACTCGACCGGCGACGAAGTGCTGAAGGCGTTCGCGAAGCGCCTCTTGCAGTGCGTGCGCGGCGGCGATACCGTAGGCCGGCTCGGCGGCGACGAGTTCGTCGTGATGCTGGAGAACATCAACGTGCCCGGAGAGGCCGAGCGGCTTGCCGAGCGCATTCTGGAGGCCATGAAAAAGGGCGTGACGGTCGACACGCTCTCGCTCCAGGTGATGCCGAGCATCGGCATTGCGCTCTTTCCGGACGATGGCGAGAGCGTCGAAGTCCTGCTCAAGCACGCGGATGTCGCGATGTATGAGGCGAAGCGCGGCGGACGCAGCACGTATCGCTTTTTCGAGGCGAGCATGAACGAAGCGGCGGTTCGCACGCTGCAAATTCAGCAGGCCTTGCACGAGGCGTTGAACGCCGAATATTTCTATTTGCTCTTTCAGCCGAAGTTCCGCAGCGGCGGCGACCTTGCGGGCGCGGAGGCGCTCATCCGGCTCGAGCATCCGCAACTCGGGCTGCTGAAGCCGCTCGAATTCATTCCGATTGCGGAGCGCTCCGGGCAGATTGTCGAGATCGGCTACTGGGTCGTGCGCGACACGTGCCGGCAGATGGCGCGCTGGCGTGAAGCGGGGCGCGCGCCGGTCAAGGTGGCGATCAACCTGTCGCCGCGGCAGTTGCACGAAGCGGATCTCGTCACGCGCGTGATGGACATCGTGCGCGAAGAGGGCATCGAAAGCGCGCAGATCATGTTCGAGATCACCGAGACCGTCGCGATGCAGGACGCGCCGCGCACCATCGAAATGATTCGCGCGTTCCAGAATAATGGCTTCGAGATCGCCATCGACGACTTCGGCACCGGCTATTCAAGCCTCGCCTATCTGCAGCGCTTCGGCGCGAAGCAATTGAAGATCGACCGGTTCTTCACGAACGGCCTCGATGCCAACGGTCATGAAGGGCGCGCAATCGTCTCGGCGATCATCGCGCTTGCGCATTCGCTCGACATGGACGTTGTGGCCGAGGGCGTCGAGACCGGCTCACAGCTCGACCGGCTGCAGGACATGATGTGCGACGAAATGCAGGGCTTCCTGCTCGCGAGGCCGCTTTCGGCGGAGGCGTTCGGCGTTTTGCTGGAAAGCGGAAAAGTGAGCGCGTGA
- a CDS encoding EAL domain-containing protein produces the protein MNTTPLRSHGSTLAPRSDQALKRRVLEGLGAGEFCMAYQGIYRVDSGELARLEALLRWRHPEFGLLLPGAFQGALADENVMSEVTDFVMNAVSLDIAAWQAHGGAHYPVAINVPPSIAAADGFIERMDGICAAHGVASSALEIELSENQDLARYPSIPKVVQRLRERGVNVAMDDFGTGFACLAALGPVKFGTVKIAKELLAEAPRCPNACTVFWSVLALLTRLNVSVIVEGVQTRAQAQWLAQWPHVLAQGFHLARPLFGIANVPGARIVTAGNAGAHGRSVPFANAA, from the coding sequence ATGAACACAACTCCCCTCCGCTCGCACGGTTCGACGCTCGCGCCGAGGTCAGATCAAGCCTTGAAGCGCCGCGTGCTCGAGGGCCTCGGAGCCGGCGAATTCTGCATGGCCTATCAGGGCATCTACCGCGTGGATAGCGGTGAACTTGCGCGGCTGGAGGCGCTGCTTCGCTGGCGTCATCCGGAGTTCGGGTTGCTGTTGCCCGGCGCGTTTCAGGGAGCGCTCGCCGACGAAAACGTGATGAGCGAGGTCACCGACTTCGTGATGAACGCGGTATCGCTCGACATCGCGGCGTGGCAGGCGCACGGCGGCGCGCACTATCCGGTGGCGATCAACGTGCCGCCTTCGATCGCAGCGGCCGACGGCTTCATCGAGCGCATGGATGGGATTTGCGCCGCGCATGGCGTCGCGTCGTCCGCGCTGGAGATCGAACTCTCGGAAAACCAGGATCTTGCCCGCTACCCTTCCATTCCAAAGGTTGTGCAACGTTTGCGCGAGCGCGGCGTGAACGTCGCGATGGACGACTTCGGCACTGGCTTCGCGTGTCTCGCGGCGCTCGGGCCGGTCAAGTTCGGCACGGTGAAGATCGCCAAGGAACTGCTTGCCGAAGCGCCGCGCTGCCCCAACGCGTGCACGGTGTTCTGGTCGGTGCTCGCCCTGCTGACGCGGCTGAACGTGAGCGTGATCGTGGAAGGCGTGCAGACGCGCGCGCAGGCGCAATGGCTCGCGCAATGGCCGCATGTGCTCGCGCAAGGCTTCCATCTCGCGCGTCCGCTGTTCGGCATCGCGAACGTTCCGGGCGCGCGCATCGTAACTGCCGGCAATGCAGGCGCGCATGGCCGGTCCGTGCCGTTCGCCAACGCGGCCTGA
- a CDS encoding ABC transporter ATP-binding protein yields MSAVHLQQIRKAFAGTDVLKGVDIEVADREFMVFVGPSGCGKSTLLRTIAGLERCDSGQVLIGGEDVTELEPSQRGVAMVFQSYALYPHMSVYENIAFGLRMLKLPEAETKHRVHRAAEILQIGQLLERRPRALSGGQRQRVAIGRSIVREPKVFLFDEPLSNLDAALRVQMRLELIKLHKQLNATMIYVTHDQTEAMTMADRIVVLNHGRVEQVGSPLELYRTPQNRFVAGFIGSPKMNFIDVQVVRVDNAGVTIELPGNEPLTLPFAPGTLKPREKLTLGIRPEHFIEAGGGDVDSGLTGDVMVIEHLGGETLLHIRLPNDLLIQVKGSGESTAVDGQRINVGFSIRHVHLFNEDGSAIQRLRPVAQTAMA; encoded by the coding sequence ATGAGCGCGGTCCATTTGCAGCAGATTCGCAAGGCCTTTGCAGGCACCGATGTGCTCAAGGGCGTCGACATCGAAGTGGCTGACCGCGAGTTCATGGTGTTCGTCGGTCCTTCGGGATGCGGCAAGTCCACCTTGCTTCGCACGATTGCGGGCCTCGAACGTTGCGACTCCGGACAAGTGCTGATTGGCGGCGAAGACGTGACCGAGCTGGAACCGTCGCAGCGTGGCGTCGCGATGGTGTTTCAGTCGTATGCGCTTTATCCGCACATGTCGGTGTACGAGAACATCGCGTTCGGCTTGCGCATGCTCAAACTGCCCGAGGCAGAGACCAAGCATCGCGTGCATCGCGCGGCCGAGATTTTGCAGATCGGGCAATTGCTGGAGCGGCGTCCGCGCGCGCTATCGGGCGGGCAGCGTCAGCGCGTGGCTATCGGGCGATCGATCGTGCGCGAACCCAAGGTCTTTCTCTTCGACGAACCGCTTTCCAATCTCGATGCTGCGCTGCGCGTACAGATGCGGCTCGAACTCATCAAGCTGCACAAGCAACTGAACGCGACAATGATCTACGTCACGCACGATCAGACCGAAGCGATGACCATGGCAGACCGCATCGTCGTCCTGAATCATGGCCGCGTGGAGCAGGTTGGTTCGCCGCTCGAGTTGTATCGCACACCGCAGAATCGCTTCGTCGCGGGCTTCATCGGCTCACCGAAGATGAACTTCATCGACGTGCAGGTGGTGCGCGTGGACAACGCGGGCGTGACCATCGAACTGCCGGGCAACGAACCGCTGACGCTGCCGTTCGCGCCGGGCACGTTGAAGCCCAGAGAGAAACTCACGCTCGGCATTCGCCCAGAGCATTTCATCGAAGCGGGCGGCGGCGACGTCGACAGCGGTCTCACCGGCGATGTGATGGTCATCGAGCATCTCGGCGGCGAGACGTTGCTGCATATCCGCTTGCCGAATGATCTGCTGATTCAGGTGAAGGGCTCGGGCGAGTCGACAGCAGTAGACGGTCAGCGCATCAACGTCGGATTCAGCATCCGCCACGTGCATTTGTTTAATGAGGACGGCAGCGCAATCCAACGTTTGCGTCCTGTTGCGCAAACGGCGATGGCCTAA
- a CDS encoding carbohydrate ABC transporter permease gives MANGTATSATRASGPGKGARRVRLWPRSPAFWFLIPAIFALAVIGIYPLLLALYNSFHQYKLADLASGTPFVGIDNYTATLSDPSFWGALGRTALFLCVTLPIEIALGLFAALMLHRTDLRVMRAAARVSLVIPMATTYAVVGLIGRLIFNRQFGVANYLTGFLGIPPQDWLADPTLAFVSVMIMDIWQWTPFCALIMLAGLSMVPKEAEEAARLETPKWTMILWHLQRPYLLPGLTAILILRSADMLKMFDAVFTMTRGGPGAATEFISVYIQRVGFRLFDQGMASAQAIILLILTIVLSRLYIRFVYREAA, from the coding sequence ATGGCGAATGGCACGGCAACATCGGCGACGCGAGCGAGCGGTCCCGGCAAGGGCGCGCGACGCGTTCGCTTATGGCCGCGCTCGCCCGCCTTCTGGTTCCTGATTCCGGCGATCTTCGCGCTTGCGGTCATCGGCATCTATCCGCTCTTGCTTGCGCTCTATAACTCGTTCCATCAATACAAGCTCGCGGATCTGGCTTCGGGGACGCCGTTCGTCGGAATCGACAATTACACGGCGACGCTCTCCGATCCTTCCTTCTGGGGAGCGCTCGGACGCACCGCATTGTTTCTTTGCGTCACCTTGCCTATAGAAATCGCGCTCGGTCTCTTCGCGGCGTTGATGCTGCATCGCACGGACCTGCGCGTCATGCGCGCGGCGGCGCGCGTGAGTCTCGTCATTCCGATGGCGACGACATACGCGGTCGTCGGATTGATCGGGCGGCTCATCTTCAATCGGCAATTCGGTGTCGCCAATTATCTGACCGGTTTTCTAGGCATTCCGCCGCAGGACTGGCTTGCGGACCCGACGCTTGCATTCGTCTCCGTGATGATCATGGATATCTGGCAATGGACGCCCTTCTGCGCGCTCATCATGCTTGCCGGACTCTCCATGGTGCCCAAGGAAGCGGAAGAGGCGGCGCGGCTCGAAACGCCCAAGTGGACGATGATTCTCTGGCACTTGCAGCGGCCTTATCTTCTTCCGGGGCTGACGGCGATTCTTATTCTGCGTTCGGCGGACATGCTGAAGATGTTCGACGCCGTCTTCACGATGACGCGCGGCGGCCCGGGCGCCGCGACCGAGTTCATCAGCGTCTATATCCAGCGCGTGGGCTTTCGTCTCTTCGATCAAGGCATGGCCTCCGCGCAGGCCATCATCCTGCTGATATTGACCATCGTGCTGTCGCGTCTTTACATTCGCTTCGTCTATCGGGAGGCCGCGTGA